A window from Carassius gibelio isolate Cgi1373 ecotype wild population from Czech Republic chromosome B3, carGib1.2-hapl.c, whole genome shotgun sequence encodes these proteins:
- the elof1 gene encoding transcription elongation factor 1 homolog, which translates to MGRRKSKRKPPPKKKMTGNLDTQFTCPFCNHEKSCDVKMERSRNTGIISCTVCLEEFQTPITYLSEPVDVYSDWIDACEAANQ; encoded by the exons ATGGGGCGCAGAAAGTCGAAGAGAAAACCCCCTCCCAAGAAAAAGATGACCGGGAATCTGGACACCCAGTTCACCTGCCCCTTCTGTAACCACGAGAAATCATGTGACGTCAAGAT GGAACGAAGTCGAAATACGGGGATAATATCCTGTACGGTGTGTCTAGAGGAATTTCAGACACCTATAACTT ATCTCTCGGAGCCGGTGGACGTGTACAGTGATTGGATAGATGCTTGTGAAGCAGCCAATCAGTAG
- the cnn1b gene encoding calponin-1, with amino-acid sequence MTTQFKSGPAFGLSAEVKSKLAHKYDPQKEEELRMWINEVTGRRLPENFMEGLKDGVILCELINTLQPGSVKKINNSPQNWHQLENIGNFVRAIQEYGLKPHDIFEANDLFENVNHTQVQSTLITLAGMAKSKGFHSKYDVGVKYAEKQQRKFDPEKLKEGRNIIGLQMGTNKFASQKGMTSYGTRRHLYDPKTGMENPLDQSTISLQMGTNKGASQSGMTAPGTKRQIFDKKLDMEMCDTSTVSLQMGTNKVASQTGMTVYGLPRQVYDSKYCSSPDDYINNGQDSEMDGYQYSD; translated from the exons ATGACCACGCAATTCAAGAGCGGACCTGCTTTCGGACTGTCTGCGGAGGTCAAGAGTAAG cTGGCCCACAAATATGACCCACAAAAGGAGGAGGAGCTAAGAATGTGGATCAATGAGGTCACAGGCCGCAGACTTCCCGAGAACTTCATGGAGGGACTGAAAGACGGAGTTATACTCTGCGA GCTCATCAACACTCTTCAGCCCGGTTCTGTAAAAAAGATCAACAACTCTCCTCAAAACTGGCATCAG CTGGAAAATATTGGTAATTTCGTCCGAGCCATTCAAGAGTATGGACTGAAGCCACATGATATATTTGAGGCCAACGACCTGTTTGAGAACGTCAACCACACTCAGGTCCAGAGCACACTTATTACACTGGCTGGGATG GCCAAATCTAAAGGCTTCCATTCGAAATACGACGTTGGAGTGAAATATGCAGAGAAACAACAGCGCAAATTTGATCCGGAGAAACTGAAGGAAGGACGCAATATTATTGGTCTGCAG ATGGGCACCAATAAGTTTGCCAGTCAGAAGGGTATGACATCTTACGGCACACGGCGTCACCTCTATGACCCAAAGACGGGTATGGAGAATCCTCTGGACCAATCAACAATCAGCCTGCAGATGGGCACCAACAAAGGAGCCAGTCAG TCCGGCATGACGGCCCCCGGCACCAAGCGGCAGATCTTCGATAAGAAGCTGGACATGGAGATGTGCGACACCTCTACCGTCTCGCTGCAGATGGGCACCAATAAAGTGGCGTCCCAGACCGGCATGACGGTGTACGGTCTGCCCCGTCAGGTGTACGACAGCAAGTACTGCTCCAGCCCCGATGACTACATCAACAACGGCCAGGACTCAGAGATGGATGGATACCAGTACTCTGACTAG
- the tmem205 gene encoding transmembrane protein 205, with translation MATEGDPTDFVKVLHLLVISFTWGMQVWVSFIAGFVLISQVSMHTFGLVQSKLFPFYFYCLLGANAVNLAIYAVYHPRELLDWHEGIQMILFFVAVIMAGLNAQWFGPSATECMLVMQEIEKEHGLGDQVGMSSNKEGYAKLREQDPKYKEHRTTFYRYHGLSNLCNLTGFFSTTINLIYLGLHLGTI, from the exons atggCTACCGAGGGAGACCCAACTGACTTTGTGAAAGTGCTTCACCTTCTGGTGATTTCCTTCACCTGGGGAATGCAGGTGTGGGTGTCTTTCATAGCAG GTTTTGTGCTGATTTCCCAGGTATCAATGCACACATTCGGTCTTGTGCAAAGCAAGTTATTCCCATTTTATTTCTACTGTCTGCTGGGTGCTAATGCAGTCAATCTGGCCATATATGCTGTGTACCACCCCAGAGAACTGCTGGACTGGCACGAGGGCATACAG ATGATTTTGTTCTTTGTGGCGGTGATCATGGCCGGTCTGAACGCGCAGTGGTTTGGTCCGTCTGCCACCGAGTGCATGCTGGTCATGCAGGAGATCGAGAAGGAGCACGGTCTGGGGGATCAGGTGGGTATGAGCTCCAATAAGGAAGGATACGCCAAACTCCGTGAACAGGACCCAAAATACAAGGAGCACAGGACCACCTTCTACCGCTACCATGGTCTGTCAAACCTCTGCAACCTTACAGGCTTTTTCTCCACTACCATCAATCTCATTTACCTGGGCCTCCATTTGGGAACTATATGA